From the genome of Primulina huaijiensis isolate GDHJ02 chromosome 11, ASM1229523v2, whole genome shotgun sequence:
CATCATATTCTTAATTTCTATTCTTAATTTCtattgtttttaataattataacaaaaataattgtaTCGTCTATATTTTAACAAACTCgggtttttatttttgataaatttattaCATAAATAAACTTTTTCGAAAGAACCATCGTATTTTTTGTcataattttcaacaaaaaaattataaaatctttATGCAAAATTTCGAACATCTCTAACAAATATGTTTTATCATctccaaaaaatttattataaaatctcacattttctcaaaaaaaattattttgatgtaaCATTGATACGACATTATTGTGTATATCATCATATCAACTTTACTGATAAAAAAATACTACACTcgccaaaaattgaaaaatatataactaaTAATGAAAGTTAGTGCTATAAAAGATCAAATAGATAGAAACATAAAAAGATAATAGTTAATacataatttcatttttatacTTTTATTATAACTATTCTTCTAAGTTTAACATCAATCGACATTCGAGGTCTATTAGAAATATTTACGTATCCATAGAAATCAACACATgtcatatttttactttttttttatgttttctgTTAGGATCAAGAGATATGTATAAAAGAGGTGAATAAACAATCTCAACAAATTCTCACATTAACTCGTTGGGTTATCAATACTgaattgaaattattgtttgttAAACTTCAATAAACTAGTAGTTGTGTACCACACGAAAATAGCCTCACTAAAATGATTGAACAATAAAAATGACAGGTTGAAAAGCAGTTAGGCTAGAAAAACTGAATGTAAAGGTAAGTGTACAAACAATTGTTTATGGGTATTTGAAGATATAAACGACTTCTACGTCACTCATTCTTCCATCCAGGAAAGATTTCTCTAGAAGTCTTGGGTAATTACAACCAACTTCAGCATAACTTATCACTGGCTTGTTGGAACTTATAGAAAACTCACTACCTAACCATTATGACCCGTAAAACTCTTAATATCAATTATAAGTATTTTCAAATTAGCACAAATTGATCACCAATGATCAGATAAAAGAACTTAATTGTGCGCTTGAAATATGCTTGATCAATTGGGCTCTGAAAGCTTTGATCGCATAATACTTGGTTGTAGATCATGGATTGTGGATTTTCTGAATATCCACATGATTGATCTATATATATACTTCTATCCACcggtcgtttttttttttttaaatttgatagtcAATCCAAATCTCGCAACCATTGAGCCAAGTCATCATTCTTTTATGACAAATAGTACATTTTGACAGTGCGCATAAACTCTGCCGTTTTAACgtattaaaaacattttaagcTATCGAATATTTTATTCGCATGTCAGCTGGGGtcataatttttgaagaaagttaTGGAAATAGTCTATAGAGAATGTCCGCTAAAAATCCTGATTGATTCAGTTAGGTATAGGAGTCAATAGACCTTGAATCAGTGACATTCAATTATCAGTCATTTTTCGATTATCAGTTTCGCTCAAGTTCAATTTGTCTCGAATATCAATTATGTTTtggaaaacattttcattattattCAGCTTTTATTTATGAATTCAATTTAGTTAGACTATTTTAATTGTCAACTTTAATAAATGAcatttgttaaatcatttaaacttacTTAATCCAATATGTCTACACACATGTCAGTACAAATCTAAATAATTTTCTATTCTACTACATTTCCGACAAAAATATCAAGGCattcaattataattataattataattataattataatataaaataatgtacATACTGACATAcacttaattattattatatttatatgtgtatttaaatatgaataatgCTATAAGTACAACCAATATATTGCTATTGTGATATTTACAActgttatatcgcgagattttactgttatatcacgagattttgtattcaatatatagtgagatttagacaaattgaatttttgcattgaattttttgtgttgtacaaattgatGTACAAATATAAATGTACATGTAACATCActctttaaatattattaaattcgatacaaaaaattattaatgtaTCTAATGTTAGAATTAAAATTGTCATTATTCGCCTCTCTTTGAATTTTCTAAATCGGAGAAAGTGAATGGAGTGACTGAGTAATATCTATAAATCAATCAATATATACGTTAATGCAGTAGGAGAACAACCCACTTTTATCTGTCAACTTTTTCCCTGCATCTCTCTCTCCTCCCCCAATCGGAGAAGAACCCTAAACCATCTGCAATCTGGGGGTTTTTTAGCATTATTTTACCAACGATTTCTGTTTCTGGTTTCGAATTCTGCATTCCATCCGTCATCCTATGCCAGGAATCTCAACAAAttgtattttttctttttatgatCTTTGTGAAGCAGATGGTCTGAGAGGTTAAATTTCTGGGGGAATTGTTGCCGTCGTTTGCCGGTGACGGATTTCTTCGTGTACAAATTATAATCGAGGAAtattgagagagagagaggcaGAAATATGGTCGACATGGAGTTTCAGATGAACCCTCAAATGGAGCAGATTCACGGGGAGATTCGCGATACCATGCGTGCCCTTGCGTAATGTCTATCTCCATGATCTTATCTGCAGCCTGGTTATGTGCTTTTTTTGGGGAAtttgccttttttttaaaaaaaaaaaaaaatttacggcATATTTTGGATGGTTGCTCAActtgaaattttcttttttatttttaaggaaGATCTGTTTTTCTGTTAATGTTGTCCTTGGACATTCAGCGTTGCTTTTGAATGGAATTATATGATATTGATTGAAGTTATCGAGTCTTCTCCTGTGCTCCTGCTCCTCATCCTTCTTGGGACTACATTCTTTGATGGCTGTGCTTGGTTGGTGTTAGCAATGCCTATGACCATAAAGGCTGAATCGAATCTCCTAGCAAAGCTTCTCAATTGTTGACAGTTATTTCCTCATTGACCCACTGCATTGCACGATGAGGAGCTTCTTCAACTCAATTTCGTTTTAAATTGCTCTCCTCTGCTTATCTGTATACATGAATTATTAATGGTCTTCTTATTTTCCTTCTAACATCgcttttctttttttacaaCTGGGGTTTTCGTGTACATTGGCATATGGGTTAGATATTTTTTCCACAATAAGTAAGTTGTGAAAAAGTTCACTGTTTATGAGGCCGGGTTGACATTTAcgttttacttcttttatccATCTGGAGATTTTTTGATGTCCTAATTGATAGCTAGTCTTAGTAGTGCCACCTTATTGTCATTAATCTCGACTGTCTCTCATTCCTCAACCAGAAATGGCTTTCAAAAGCTGGATAAGATTAAAGATTCCAACAGGCAAAGTAAACAGCTAGAGGAGCTTACTGGGAAGATGAGGGAGTGCAAAAGGTAATTTTACCTTTTATATTCTGTACTTTGGCTTCTCTACAGTGATGTCCACTTTTGTGTTGAGAGTGTTACGACTATTACATGTATGAACGCTCATTGGAACACTTGTCTGATTCATCCTTGCTTTTGGCTCTTTTTTGAACTCTGGCTGTTAATGGTATTGATATTAAAGTTGTAACAGCTACTTCAGCTATCTGGAGTTGTAGGATTTGTTCCTGTCAATCTTGCTTGAATTACGCCTTGAGATTATTTTTTCACTCTTGATCACGTGCTAACTCACTAGATTGATTAAAGAACTTGACCGCGAAATTAAGGATGAGGAAAGCAAAAATCCTCCAGAGATTACCAAGCAGCTTAATGATGAGAAGCAATCCATGGTAAGTATATTAGAAATTTTAATTCCTTTTAAATTTTAGGTTCTTGAGTACTCCTATATTAACATGTTGATGGTTTTAGTTATGGCATTGTTttcatattcaaataaaatatttattctcttCTACAGCATATTATACAGAAAAACACTCTTAAACATTGAGgcaattttaatatttcttgCTAGCCAAAAAAGAAGTTTTATTAGTTTCCTGTTAGTTTTTCTCACTCTTAGGTAGCATAGAGGTTATATGAGTGGCCACCAAACTGCTGGATGTTACATTAATGATCATCATGGCCTTCCATTATTATATACACATCTCCGTTGGAAAAACATGATTATAAATTGGCCTTCTAAAAGTTCTAGGTGGTTTATGTGGTTTTAATGATTTGATGTATtctaattttgatatttattatGGGTCTTATGTCTTGAATTCATCATGTTTAGACATTGTTTTAGACTCTTCACAACATCCTGATACCGagaacatttttttaattgctGTTTTGAAGTTCTtcattttatttcctttttttatttcagatcaaagagttgaattcATATGTAGCCCTGAGGAAAACGTAAGTTCATTGTTTCTGTTTTATTTAATAACTCGCTGATTATAGTCGATTGCTGATCGAAATGCTGTCATTTTGATTAGGGCTTTTTTTTTGTCATGTGTTGAAAACAGATGCAAGTTTGACTCCACAGAAATTTGGTAGTTGATATTTGGGTCTGGCTTATAACTTGTTGCTTTGAtgcaaaatgttatgttattccCAGTTCTGTCAGGACTCAGGCCCCTTCTTTTTTGCTCTGATATCTTATCATCATAAGGTGGTGGGATCATTGTTATTTTAGGTTGAAAATATTTGTAGACCGATGATAAATTGAGCCTTATCCTGTGTCGATCTGATTTCGAGTTGATTATTTCCTTTTGGTCTTTATATTTCCCAACAGGAAGCTGGTACTTGTCCTTCATGACTTTTAagcatgatttaaaaaaaattccatgcCACATAAGCACAATGTTGTCAGTGCCATCTTAATCATTTGAGACACTATTTGTTTAGGAATGTTTCTTCTCACTACAAATCGTTCAAATCATGAGATATTCAAGATTTGATTACATCCCTGGTCATTTTTTAACATATGTTTCCAAGGATAATCAAGGAAAGTGATGTTTCCAAGTTATATTGTATAGGTTTTGCTCTATGTGCTTGTTCAACATAGACAAATTCTTCAAAGTAGGACAGAGTAATTGTAACTAGCTTCCTATTGCATTCCTTTTTTTCTCAACGCATGAAAGTTTTAAGGCATGAGTCCATCTATATTACTTCCAGTGAGTAGTTTATAAAGGGCAATGATGTTTCCAAATTAAATCGCGtctgttttattttttcttttttacgtGTTTAATCAAGACAGGAAGTTCAAATTGTGAAAgagtaattctgatgcatgatgataatgatcactttataaacatttttcattaaCAAAAGATTGCTTGTGAAATTCTGGAAACATTGATGTAATCTTtgttataaataaatagttCCCCTGTCCATATCGTCTTTCTTCTTTATCACTATGTCTATCTTGTATGGTGGTGCAGGTACACGAGCTCTCTTGGAAATAAGAGGGTTGAACTCTTCGACATGGGAACTGGTGGAATTGAACCTACAGCTGATGAGAATGTTCAAGTGACATCAGGTCCATACCATGTCTTTCTTGTTAATTAATTGGATTGCATTCTCGCAATTACCTTTGATGAGGAAAAAGGGAAAGCATGGCGCCTATTATATTATCATTGACGTTCATAGATGTACTCACGTACAGACACAAACTGTTGATCTAAATCcgtctttgtttttttttttgaaaaaaaataaaaattattgttaaCTCATATATGAAGCGCTGCTATATTTGGGTATCTTATTCCTCTCTTTTGTAAAACTGTTATCTTCAGAAAAGATTTTAAGATCAAAGGCTTGATTAGCTTTGATCTTGTGTGGTTCGATGTTATAAGTTAAGATTCCATAAAATTTTCGTGCATAAAAAGTATTTCCACTCATAGCCTCTGTTGGCTTGCTATAATCTAGTTTTACCTTACCGCCCTGCTTGTTTTCCTTTCTTTCATGAGAATACCTCCCTGTCCTCTCATTTGGGCTCTTTGAAATTTCGAATCCATTGTTTGGCTGAGTCTTTTTTACTTTATGCTCATTTTTTGTTGAATCTAACCACTTCCTATAGTATCTTGTCCTGTCCTAAGATCCTTCATCTAACTTTAGTTAACGCTTTGTAAATGAAATAACCCTTAGTATATGGTCTACCTTTGCTTCTCGATTAAATCTTGAACCTGCATAGGTACTCTTATTATTAAAACCAGAGAGGCAGCTAACAGTGCCATTCTACTTGGTATGATACACCGTGGTGGTTACTCGATGTGATATGAATGTGATGCTATTAACCTGTAATCTGCATAGAATGTTATGCAAAAAAATGTTTTCAATCCCTTTTTGTCTTGCTGACGACTCACCTTCCATTTTCATGAATTAGTATAGAAATGTCAAATCAGGAGCTTGTCGATGCTGGCACGAAGAAAATGGATGAAACTGACCAAGCCATTGAACGCTCCAAACAGGTAGATGAGAATACATGGGGCATCTAAATATAGGGTTGAAAGTATTCTAAATTCTATGATTATTTAGGTTGTTCATCAAACAATTGAAGTGGGAACACAGACTGCTACTACTTTGAAGGGTCAAGTGAGTGAAGTTTTGTGCTCGCACTATTTTATTGTCCTCGAGTATTTCATCGTCAAAtcatatttatctttttaaatATGTGCAGACTGAACAAATGGGTCGCATTGTCAATGAACTGGACACCATCCAGTTCTCTATCAAAAAGGCATCCCAGCTTGTTAAGGAGATTGGTAGGCAGGTACATTAGCTGGCAACATGATCTCTTTTTCCCTTGACCATGTCACTTTTATGCAATGTTACATGGTAACACCTTGAAAATTCTATACAAAATGAAACTGCATGTGTACACATGAGAGGCTATGGGTAGCTAGCTATATGTGCAAAAATTGCTGGTCAAACCTaagaaaattgaaatattttgagATGCTGATTGgattaattttttgttaaaaaatggCGGTCTAATTTTTGTTTCTCTCATGTGTGTACTTCATTAGATTTCTCGTTTTTATAGACTTTATTGATATCAAGTTCACTTGTGTTTCCAGGTGGCAACTGATAAATGCATCATGCTGTTTCTTTTTCTGATTGTATGTGGGGTTATTGCCATTATTGTCGTGAAGGTATTttaatctttgattttaaatttgacataaagatgatatttattttttcaccaTCAATATATAAGTTATTTCAAGCTGTGCGCAAGTAGCTTTCCATTTATATGACCCGTGTCAGTggcatttttttattataagaaataaaCTTTTGGTTTTACTGATTTCTCATCAATAAGAAATGGGAAATCTTTTTTCTCGTGTATTCTTGTGGACATCTAAGAGTCTTTTATGTTGAAGACTCTCTCATGCGTTTAAAAACTGTTAACACGACTTAACACGTCAAGGCGTGGTTTCTTTTATCTACATATgcattttggcacatctttaagGCATAAGGCACTATGCATCGCGCTTACTCTCTAGGGCACATATCAAC
Proteins encoded in this window:
- the LOC140987460 gene encoding novel plant SNARE 13-like, with amino-acid sequence MVDMEFQMNPQMEQIHGEIRDTMRALANGFQKLDKIKDSNRQSKQLEELTGKMRECKRLIKELDREIKDEESKNPPEITKQLNDEKQSMIKELNSYVALRKTYTSSLGNKRVELFDMGTGGIEPTADENVQVTSEMSNQELVDAGTKKMDETDQAIERSKQVVHQTIEVGTQTATTLKGQTEQMGRIVNELDTIQFSIKKASQLVKEIGRQVATDKCIMLFLFLIVCGVIAIIVVKIVNPNNKSIRDIPGLAPPAPTTRRLLYVKPALHFW